Proteins from one Cyprinus carpio isolate SPL01 chromosome B15, ASM1834038v1, whole genome shotgun sequence genomic window:
- the LOC109103168 gene encoding synaptosomal-associated protein 25-like isoform X3: protein MRLLLEESKDAGIRTLVMLDEQGEQLDRIEEGLDHINKDMKEAEKNLTDMARCCGLCIWPCTKLKDFEASGAYKKVWGNNQDGVVSSQPSSRVMDEREKMTMSGGYIRRVTNDAMEDEMEENLAQVSSILGNLRSMALDMGNEIDTQNIQIERIQSKAMVNESRINEANQRATKLISR, encoded by the exons ATGAGGCTTCTGCTGGAGGAG AGTAAAGATGCAGGGATCAGGACACTTGTTATGCTGGATGAGCAAGGAG AACAACTGGACCGCATAGAAGAGGGTCTGGATCACATCAACAAGGACATGAAGGAGGCTGAGAAAAATCTCACTGACATGGCCAGGTGTTGTGGTCTGTGCATCTGGCCATGTACAAA ACTAAAGGACTTTGAAGCAAGTGGGGCGTATAAGAAGGTTTGGGGTAATAACCAGGATGGAGTGGTGTCTAGCCAGCCCTCTTCCCGAGTAatggatgagagagagaaaatgaccATGAGCGGTGGATATATTAGAAG AGTGACAAACGATGCAATGGAGGATGAAATGGAGGAAAACTTGGCACAGGTCAGCAGTATCCTTGGCAACCTCAGAAGCATGGCACTTGACATGGGCAATGAAATCGACACTCAGAACATCCAGATCGAACGCATTCAGAGCAAG gccaTGGTCAATGAATCCCGCATCAATGAGGCCAATCAGAGGGCCACAAAGCTAATATCAAGATAA
- the LOC109103168 gene encoding synaptosomal-associated protein 25-like isoform X4: MRLLLEESKDAGIRTLVMLDEQGEQLERIEEGLDQINQDMKEAEKNLTDLGKCCGLCSCDKLKDFEASGAYKKVWGNNQDGVVSSQPSSRVMDEREKMTMSGGYIRRVTNDAMEDEMEENLAQVSSILGNLRSMALDMGNEIDTQNIQIERIQSKAMVNESRINEANQRATKLISR, encoded by the exons ATGAGGCTTCTGCTGGAGGAG AGTAAAGATGCAGGGATCAGGACACTTGTTATGCTGGATGAGCAAGGAG AGCAGCTTGAGCGGATTGAGGAAGGGCTGGACCAGATCAACCAGGACATGAAGGAAGCTGAGAAAAACCTAACAGATCTTGGCAAATGTTGCGGTCTGTGCTCCTGTGATAA ACTAAAGGACTTTGAAGCAAGTGGGGCGTATAAGAAGGTTTGGGGTAATAACCAGGATGGAGTGGTGTCTAGCCAGCCCTCTTCCCGAGTAatggatgagagagagaaaatgaccATGAGCGGTGGATATATTAGAAG AGTGACAAACGATGCAATGGAGGATGAAATGGAGGAAAACTTGGCACAGGTCAGCAGTATCCTTGGCAACCTCAGAAGCATGGCACTTGACATGGGCAATGAAATCGACACTCAGAACATCCAGATCGAACGCATTCAGAGCAAG gccaTGGTCAATGAATCCCGCATCAATGAGGCCAATCAGAGGGCCACAAAGCTAATATCAAGATAA